A part of Manduca sexta isolate Smith_Timp_Sample1 chromosome 10, JHU_Msex_v1.0, whole genome shotgun sequence genomic DNA contains:
- the LOC115446682 gene encoding NAD kinase isoform X4 yields the protein MKMDSKSKQSKHASTSKETAEEEERRTRSLNAPSPIQQFGPCGRIMKNSAMVMQIQDPASQRLTWYKPPLTVLVIKKVHDATILAPFVQLVHWLVHDKSMVVFVEAAVLDDTLVAQYGEFAAVRERLMTFRAGTDDLTDKIDFIICLGGDGTLLHASSLFQQSVPPVMAFHLGSLGFLTPFEFNNFQEQVMNVLEGHAALTLRSRLQCVVLRKCQDDTKEKKKPTTILVLNEVVVDRGPSPYLSNIDLFLDGKHITSVQGDGLIVSTPTGSTAYAVAAGASMIHPSVPAIMVTPICPHSLSFRPIVVPAGVELKIALSPDARNAMWVSFDGRNRQALQHGDSLYVTTSVYPVPSICAQDQISDWFDSLAECLHWNVRKKQKQIDEMSDMTHSSSDTLEELDNNHHDDRPADT from the exons GCGGACTAGGTCCCTGAACGCCCCCTCGCCTATACAACAGTTCGGACCATGTGGCAGAATAATGAAAAATTCCGCTATGGTTat gCAAATCCAGGACCCAGCGTCGCAAAGGCTGACTTGGTACAAACCGCCGCTGACGGTGTTGGTCATCAAGAAAGTGCACGACGCTACCATCCTAGCACCTTTCGTACAACTCGTACATTGGCTAGTGCAT GACAAAAGCATGGTGGTGTTTGTGGAGGCGGCGGTGTTGGACGACACGCTGGTGGCGCAGTACGGCGAGTTCGCGGCCGTGCGCGAGCGCCTGATGACCTTCCGCGCCGGCACCGACGACCTCACTGACAAGATCGACTTCATCATCTGCCTCGGAGGTGACGGCACGCTGCTGCACGCCAGCTCGCTGTTTCAG CAATCAGTCCCGCCGGTGATGGCATTCCATTTAGGTTCATTAGGTTTCCTCACGCCCTTCGAGTTTAACAACTTCCAGGAACAAGTTATGAACGTATTAGAAG GTCACGCAGCATTAACGCTGCGGTCGCGTCTTCAATGCGTGGTGCTGCGCAAGTGCCAGGACGACACCAAGGAGAAGAAGAAGCCCACCACCATACTGGTGTTGAACGAGGTGGTGGTGGACCGAGGACCCTCGCCGTACCTGTCCAACATTGACTTGTTTCTGGACGGCAAACATATTACCTCCGTGCAAGGAGACG GTCTTATCGTGTCGACGCCGACGGGCAGCACTGCGTACGCGGTGGCGGCGGGCGCCAGCATGATCCACCCGTCCGTGCCCGCCATCATGGTGACGCCCATCTGTCCGCACTCGCTCTCCTTCCGGCCCATCGTGGTGCCCGCCGGCGTCGAGCTGAAg ATCGCACTATCGCCGGACGCGCGTAACGCTATGTGGGTATCGTTCGACGGACGCAACAGACAGGCGTTACAGCACGGAGATAG TCTATACGTAACGACGTCTGTATACCCGGTGCCGTCGATTTGCGCGCAGGACCAGATATCGGACTGGTTCGACTCACTCGCCGAGTGTCTGCATTGGAACGTGCGCAAGAAGCAGAAACAGATCGACGAGATGAGCGACATGACCCACTCGTCCAGTGACACGCTCGAGGAGTTGGATAACAACCACCACGATGACAGGCCGGCGGATACATGA
- the LOC115446682 gene encoding NAD kinase isoform X3, which yields MSLYKTMLRRQYSHESGKTELVRAQEEYFDRRRTRSLNAPSPIQQFGPCGRIMKNSAMVMQIQDPASQRLTWYKPPLTVLVIKKVHDATILAPFVQLVHWLVHDKSMVVFVEAAVLDDTLVAQYGEFAAVRERLMTFRAGTDDLTDKIDFIICLGGDGTLLHASSLFQQSVPPVMAFHLGSLGFLTPFEFNNFQEQVMNVLEGHAALTLRSRLQCVVLRKCQDDTKEKKKPTTILVLNEVVVDRGPSPYLSNIDLFLDGKHITSVQGDGLIVSTPTGSTAYAVAAGASMIHPSVPAIMVTPICPHSLSFRPIVVPAGVELKIALSPDARNAMWVSFDGRNRQALQHGDSLYVTTSVYPVPSICAQDQISDWFDSLAECLHWNVRKKQKQIDEMSDMTHSSSDTLEELDNNHHDDRPADT from the exons GCGGACTAGGTCCCTGAACGCCCCCTCGCCTATACAACAGTTCGGACCATGTGGCAGAATAATGAAAAATTCCGCTATGGTTat gCAAATCCAGGACCCAGCGTCGCAAAGGCTGACTTGGTACAAACCGCCGCTGACGGTGTTGGTCATCAAGAAAGTGCACGACGCTACCATCCTAGCACCTTTCGTACAACTCGTACATTGGCTAGTGCAT GACAAAAGCATGGTGGTGTTTGTGGAGGCGGCGGTGTTGGACGACACGCTGGTGGCGCAGTACGGCGAGTTCGCGGCCGTGCGCGAGCGCCTGATGACCTTCCGCGCCGGCACCGACGACCTCACTGACAAGATCGACTTCATCATCTGCCTCGGAGGTGACGGCACGCTGCTGCACGCCAGCTCGCTGTTTCAG CAATCAGTCCCGCCGGTGATGGCATTCCATTTAGGTTCATTAGGTTTCCTCACGCCCTTCGAGTTTAACAACTTCCAGGAACAAGTTATGAACGTATTAGAAG GTCACGCAGCATTAACGCTGCGGTCGCGTCTTCAATGCGTGGTGCTGCGCAAGTGCCAGGACGACACCAAGGAGAAGAAGAAGCCCACCACCATACTGGTGTTGAACGAGGTGGTGGTGGACCGAGGACCCTCGCCGTACCTGTCCAACATTGACTTGTTTCTGGACGGCAAACATATTACCTCCGTGCAAGGAGACG GTCTTATCGTGTCGACGCCGACGGGCAGCACTGCGTACGCGGTGGCGGCGGGCGCCAGCATGATCCACCCGTCCGTGCCCGCCATCATGGTGACGCCCATCTGTCCGCACTCGCTCTCCTTCCGGCCCATCGTGGTGCCCGCCGGCGTCGAGCTGAAg ATCGCACTATCGCCGGACGCGCGTAACGCTATGTGGGTATCGTTCGACGGACGCAACAGACAGGCGTTACAGCACGGAGATAG TCTATACGTAACGACGTCTGTATACCCGGTGCCGTCGATTTGCGCGCAGGACCAGATATCGGACTGGTTCGACTCACTCGCCGAGTGTCTGCATTGGAACGTGCGCAAGAAGCAGAAACAGATCGACGAGATGAGCGACATGACCCACTCGTCCAGTGACACGCTCGAGGAGTTGGATAACAACCACCACGATGACAGGCCGGCGGATACATGA
- the LOC115446682 gene encoding NAD kinase isoform X1, with translation MNEQDLIVARALAAESRDNSPGGSPGPLRKTALSKVADRLQTFRRTRSLNAPSPIQQFGPCGRIMKNSAMVMQIQDPASQRLTWYKPPLTVLVIKKVHDATILAPFVQLVHWLVHDKSMVVFVEAAVLDDTLVAQYGEFAAVRERLMTFRAGTDDLTDKIDFIICLGGDGTLLHASSLFQQSVPPVMAFHLGSLGFLTPFEFNNFQEQVMNVLEGHAALTLRSRLQCVVLRKCQDDTKEKKKPTTILVLNEVVVDRGPSPYLSNIDLFLDGKHITSVQGDGLIVSTPTGSTAYAVAAGASMIHPSVPAIMVTPICPHSLSFRPIVVPAGVELKIALSPDARNAMWVSFDGRNRQALQHGDSLYVTTSVYPVPSICAQDQISDWFDSLAECLHWNVRKKQKQIDEMSDMTHSSSDTLEELDNNHHDDRPADT, from the exons GCGGACTAGGTCCCTGAACGCCCCCTCGCCTATACAACAGTTCGGACCATGTGGCAGAATAATGAAAAATTCCGCTATGGTTat gCAAATCCAGGACCCAGCGTCGCAAAGGCTGACTTGGTACAAACCGCCGCTGACGGTGTTGGTCATCAAGAAAGTGCACGACGCTACCATCCTAGCACCTTTCGTACAACTCGTACATTGGCTAGTGCAT GACAAAAGCATGGTGGTGTTTGTGGAGGCGGCGGTGTTGGACGACACGCTGGTGGCGCAGTACGGCGAGTTCGCGGCCGTGCGCGAGCGCCTGATGACCTTCCGCGCCGGCACCGACGACCTCACTGACAAGATCGACTTCATCATCTGCCTCGGAGGTGACGGCACGCTGCTGCACGCCAGCTCGCTGTTTCAG CAATCAGTCCCGCCGGTGATGGCATTCCATTTAGGTTCATTAGGTTTCCTCACGCCCTTCGAGTTTAACAACTTCCAGGAACAAGTTATGAACGTATTAGAAG GTCACGCAGCATTAACGCTGCGGTCGCGTCTTCAATGCGTGGTGCTGCGCAAGTGCCAGGACGACACCAAGGAGAAGAAGAAGCCCACCACCATACTGGTGTTGAACGAGGTGGTGGTGGACCGAGGACCCTCGCCGTACCTGTCCAACATTGACTTGTTTCTGGACGGCAAACATATTACCTCCGTGCAAGGAGACG GTCTTATCGTGTCGACGCCGACGGGCAGCACTGCGTACGCGGTGGCGGCGGGCGCCAGCATGATCCACCCGTCCGTGCCCGCCATCATGGTGACGCCCATCTGTCCGCACTCGCTCTCCTTCCGGCCCATCGTGGTGCCCGCCGGCGTCGAGCTGAAg ATCGCACTATCGCCGGACGCGCGTAACGCTATGTGGGTATCGTTCGACGGACGCAACAGACAGGCGTTACAGCACGGAGATAG TCTATACGTAACGACGTCTGTATACCCGGTGCCGTCGATTTGCGCGCAGGACCAGATATCGGACTGGTTCGACTCACTCGCCGAGTGTCTGCATTGGAACGTGCGCAAGAAGCAGAAACAGATCGACGAGATGAGCGACATGACCCACTCGTCCAGTGACACGCTCGAGGAGTTGGATAACAACCACCACGATGACAGGCCGGCGGATACATGA
- the LOC115446682 gene encoding NAD kinase isoform X2: MNEQDLIVARALAAESRDNSPGGSPGPLRKTALSKVADRLQTFRRTRSLNAPSPIQQFGPCGRIMKNSAMVMQIQDPASQRLTWYKPPLTVLVIKKVHDATILAPFVQLVHWLVHDKSMVVFVEAAVLDDTLVAQYGEFAAVRERLMTFRAGTDDLTDKIDFIICLGGDGTLLHASSLFQQSVPPVMAFHLGSLGFLTPFEFNNFQEQVMNVLEGHAALTLRSRLQCVVLRKCQDDTKEKKKPTTILVLNEVVVDRGPSPYLSNIDLFLDGKHITSVQGDGLIVSTPTGSTAYAVAAGASMIHPSVPAIMVTPICPHSLSFRPIVVPAGVELKITPSIEARNVASVSFDGRSQLTLRPGDSLYVTTSVYPVPSICAQDQISDWFDSLAECLHWNVRKKQKQIDEMSDMTHSSSDTLEELDNNHHDDRPADT; the protein is encoded by the exons GCGGACTAGGTCCCTGAACGCCCCCTCGCCTATACAACAGTTCGGACCATGTGGCAGAATAATGAAAAATTCCGCTATGGTTat gCAAATCCAGGACCCAGCGTCGCAAAGGCTGACTTGGTACAAACCGCCGCTGACGGTGTTGGTCATCAAGAAAGTGCACGACGCTACCATCCTAGCACCTTTCGTACAACTCGTACATTGGCTAGTGCAT GACAAAAGCATGGTGGTGTTTGTGGAGGCGGCGGTGTTGGACGACACGCTGGTGGCGCAGTACGGCGAGTTCGCGGCCGTGCGCGAGCGCCTGATGACCTTCCGCGCCGGCACCGACGACCTCACTGACAAGATCGACTTCATCATCTGCCTCGGAGGTGACGGCACGCTGCTGCACGCCAGCTCGCTGTTTCAG CAATCAGTCCCGCCGGTGATGGCATTCCATTTAGGTTCATTAGGTTTCCTCACGCCCTTCGAGTTTAACAACTTCCAGGAACAAGTTATGAACGTATTAGAAG GTCACGCAGCATTAACGCTGCGGTCGCGTCTTCAATGCGTGGTGCTGCGCAAGTGCCAGGACGACACCAAGGAGAAGAAGAAGCCCACCACCATACTGGTGTTGAACGAGGTGGTGGTGGACCGAGGACCCTCGCCGTACCTGTCCAACATTGACTTGTTTCTGGACGGCAAACATATTACCTCCGTGCAAGGAGACG GTCTTATCGTGTCGACGCCGACGGGCAGCACTGCGTACGCGGTGGCGGCGGGCGCCAGCATGATCCACCCGTCCGTGCCCGCCATCATGGTGACGCCCATCTGTCCGCACTCGCTCTCCTTCCGGCCCATCGTGGTGCCCGCCGGCGTCGAGCTGAAg ATAACGCCTAGTATAGAGGCGCGTAACGTGGCGAGTGTCTCCTTCGACGGTCGCTCGCAGTTGACGCTCAGGCCGGGCGATAG TCTATACGTAACGACGTCTGTATACCCGGTGCCGTCGATTTGCGCGCAGGACCAGATATCGGACTGGTTCGACTCACTCGCCGAGTGTCTGCATTGGAACGTGCGCAAGAAGCAGAAACAGATCGACGAGATGAGCGACATGACCCACTCGTCCAGTGACACGCTCGAGGAGTTGGATAACAACCACCACGATGACAGGCCGGCGGATACATGA
- the LOC115446682 gene encoding NAD kinase isoform X5, whose translation MKNSAMVMQIQDPASQRLTWYKPPLTVLVIKKVHDATILAPFVQLVHWLVHDKSMVVFVEAAVLDDTLVAQYGEFAAVRERLMTFRAGTDDLTDKIDFIICLGGDGTLLHASSLFQQSVPPVMAFHLGSLGFLTPFEFNNFQEQVMNVLEGHAALTLRSRLQCVVLRKCQDDTKEKKKPTTILVLNEVVVDRGPSPYLSNIDLFLDGKHITSVQGDGLIVSTPTGSTAYAVAAGASMIHPSVPAIMVTPICPHSLSFRPIVVPAGVELKIALSPDARNAMWVSFDGRNRQALQHGDSLYVTTSVYPVPSICAQDQISDWFDSLAECLHWNVRKKQKQIDEMSDMTHSSSDTLEELDNNHHDDRPADT comes from the exons ATGAAAAATTCCGCTATGGTTat gCAAATCCAGGACCCAGCGTCGCAAAGGCTGACTTGGTACAAACCGCCGCTGACGGTGTTGGTCATCAAGAAAGTGCACGACGCTACCATCCTAGCACCTTTCGTACAACTCGTACATTGGCTAGTGCAT GACAAAAGCATGGTGGTGTTTGTGGAGGCGGCGGTGTTGGACGACACGCTGGTGGCGCAGTACGGCGAGTTCGCGGCCGTGCGCGAGCGCCTGATGACCTTCCGCGCCGGCACCGACGACCTCACTGACAAGATCGACTTCATCATCTGCCTCGGAGGTGACGGCACGCTGCTGCACGCCAGCTCGCTGTTTCAG CAATCAGTCCCGCCGGTGATGGCATTCCATTTAGGTTCATTAGGTTTCCTCACGCCCTTCGAGTTTAACAACTTCCAGGAACAAGTTATGAACGTATTAGAAG GTCACGCAGCATTAACGCTGCGGTCGCGTCTTCAATGCGTGGTGCTGCGCAAGTGCCAGGACGACACCAAGGAGAAGAAGAAGCCCACCACCATACTGGTGTTGAACGAGGTGGTGGTGGACCGAGGACCCTCGCCGTACCTGTCCAACATTGACTTGTTTCTGGACGGCAAACATATTACCTCCGTGCAAGGAGACG GTCTTATCGTGTCGACGCCGACGGGCAGCACTGCGTACGCGGTGGCGGCGGGCGCCAGCATGATCCACCCGTCCGTGCCCGCCATCATGGTGACGCCCATCTGTCCGCACTCGCTCTCCTTCCGGCCCATCGTGGTGCCCGCCGGCGTCGAGCTGAAg ATCGCACTATCGCCGGACGCGCGTAACGCTATGTGGGTATCGTTCGACGGACGCAACAGACAGGCGTTACAGCACGGAGATAG TCTATACGTAACGACGTCTGTATACCCGGTGCCGTCGATTTGCGCGCAGGACCAGATATCGGACTGGTTCGACTCACTCGCCGAGTGTCTGCATTGGAACGTGCGCAAGAAGCAGAAACAGATCGACGAGATGAGCGACATGACCCACTCGTCCAGTGACACGCTCGAGGAGTTGGATAACAACCACCACGATGACAGGCCGGCGGATACATGA
- the LOC115446707 gene encoding 39S ribosomal protein L41, mitochondrial, translating into MSKIPILLNYVSKRGISLTAPREGKRNFRKFVIPNKRGSRIHKNQQISENRQLEVDHRGVRAVGYTLDGKFVTVPEMIPELIVPDLKDFRLKPYVSYKSPDVIQSEFTAQQLFDAVYSKKIVLDYKAGKLDAEGNSIEPSEEEKLNPDEAVAKAKRTGSDIF; encoded by the coding sequence ATGtccaaaatacctattttattaaattacgtgTCTAAAAGGGGCATATCCCTTACAGCACCTAGAGAAGGTAAAAGAAATTTCCGAAAATTCGTGATCCCAAACAAAAGAGGTTCGCGCATTCACAAAAACCAGCAGATATCCGAAAACAGACAACTTGAAGTCGACCACAGAGGAGTACGGGCAGTTGGCTACACGCTAGATGGCAAATTCGTTACTGTACCAGAAATGATACCGGAATTGATTGTGCCCGACCTAAAAGACTTCCGGTTGAAACCCTACGTCTCTTACAAGTCGCCTGATGTGATTCAAAGCGAGTTCACGGCGCAACAACTCTTCGACGCAGTCTACAGTAAGAAGATTGTATTGGACTACAAAGCTGGCAAGCTTGATGCTGAAGGCAACTCTATAGAACCATCTGAAGAAGAAAAACTAAACCCTGATGAGGCTGTTGCTAAAGCGAAACGAACTGGATCcgatatattttag
- the LOC115446705 gene encoding 1,4-alpha-glucan-branching enzyme: protein MGGNYSAMDPLQVPVPDIAKLFDRDGYLKPYEREIRRRYACFKDIWDRIESWEGGLEGFTKGYKYYGPQYNVDGSVTWREWAPGAHSLHLQGEFNGWNAKSHPFKKLEYGKWELHIPANADGSCPLKHDSRAQIIVNENLYRLSPWASYVKPFEGFTYQHFIYKPEQPYQFKHPKVDKPKSLRIYECHVGIATPEGKVGSYNEFRENVLPRIKRQGYNAIQLMAIMEHAYYASFGYQVTSFFAASSRYGTPCELKQLIDRAHEMGIYVLLDVVHSHASKNTLDGLNEFDGTNSGYFHDGPRGTHVLWDSRLFNYSEIEVLRFLLSNLRWYQEEYQFDGFRFDGVTSMLYHSRGIGEGFSGHYDEYYGLNVDTEALVYLMLANEIIHRIDSRAITIAEDVSGMPASCRPVNEGGTGFDYRLGMAIPDMWIKLLKEEKDEDWKMGHIVHTLTNRRWMEGTVAYAESHDQALVGDKTIAFWLMDATMYTHMSTLSEPSPVVERGLALHCMIRLITHALGGEAYLNFIGNEFGHPEWLDFPRAGNNSSYHYARRQWNLVDDELLKYKFLNEFDKDMNLLEDKYGWLRADPGYVSCKHEGDKVIAFERAGLLFVFNFHPCQSFTDYRIGVNVPGNYKAVLCTDSKKYGGFGRVEPNGEFHVTQGVPWANRNDSVQVYIPCRSAIIYARSD from the exons atgggTGGCAACTATTCCGCGATGGATCCGCTGCAGGTCCCTGTTCCCGACATAGCGAAATTATTTGATAGAGACGGTTATTTAAAGCCCTACGAACGGGAAATTCGTCGCAG GTATGCATGTTTCAAAGACATATGGGACAGGATCGAGTCGTGGGAGGGGGGCTTGGAAGGTTTCACAAAGGGCTACAAATACTACGGACCTCAGTACAACGTGGACGGATCAGTAACGTGGCGAGAGTGGGCGCCTGGTGCCCACTCCTTGCATCTACAGGGAGAATTCA aCGGCTGGAACGCAAAAAGTCATCCATTCAAAAAGTTAGAGTACGGTAAATGGGAGCTGCACATCCCGGCGAACGCGGACGGCTCCTGCCCCTTGAAACATGACAGCCGAGCACAAATCATAGTCAATGAGAACCTGTACAGGTTGTCGCCGTGGGCTAGCTACGTCAAACCCTTCGAGGGGTTCACCTACCAACACTTTATTTATAAGCCAGAACAG CCATACCAATTCAAACATCCAAAGGTAGATAAACCAAAGTCGCTGCGTATATACGAGTGTCACGTGGGCATCGCCACGCCCGAGGGGAAGGTGGGCTCATACAATGAATTCAGAGAGAATGTATTGCCCAGGATCAAGCGGCAAGGGTACAACGCCATACAGCTGATGGCGATAATGGAACACGCGTATTATGCCTCGTTTGGATATCAAGTTACCAGCTTTTTCGCTGCTAGCAG TCGGTACGGAACTCCTTGCGAACTGAAACAACTAATAGACAGAGCACACGAAATGGGAATCTACGTTCTACTAGATGTGGTACACTCGCACGCGTCGAAGAACACGCTAGACGGTCTGAACGAGTTTGATGGGACTAACTCGGGATACTTCCACGACGGACCGAGAGGGACGCACGTACTGTGGGACAGCAGGCTGTTTAACTATTCAGA AATTGAAGTGTTAAGATTCTTACTATCAAATCTGCGGTGGTACCAAGAGGAATACCAGTTCGACGGATTTCG GTTTGACGGTGTAACGTCAATGCTATACCACAGCCGTGGGATTGGCGAAGGGTTCTCCGGTCACTACGACGAATACTACGGCCTCAACGTGGACACAGAGGCGCTCGTCTATCTCATGCTTGCTAATGAGATTATACATAGAATAGACAGCAGAGCGATCACTATTGCTGAG GATGTATCAGGCATGCCAGCGTCATGTCGTCCAGTGAACGAGGGCGGTACAGGATTCGACTACAGACTAGGGATGGCGATACCGGACATGTGGATTAAACTGCTCAAAGAGGAAAAGGATGAAGACTGGAAAATGGGTCATATAGTTCACACTCTCACGAATAGGAGATGGATGGAAGGAACCGTCGCGTATGCAGAGAGTCACGATCAG GCGTTAGTGGGGGACAAGACGATAGCGTTCTGGCTGATGGACGCGACGATGTACACGCACATGAGCACGCTGAGCGAGCCGAGCCCCGTGGTGGAGCGCGGCCTGGCGCTGCACTGTATGATACGACTCATCACGCATGCGCTCGGTGGCGAGGCTTACCTTAACTTCATAG GCAATGAATTCGGCCACCCCGAATGGTTGGACTTCCCTCGCGCCGGCAACAACTCCTCATACCACTACGCGCGCCGCCAATGGAACCTGGTGGACGACGAGCTGCTCAAGTACAAGTTCTTGAACGAGTTCGACAAGGACATGAATCTGTTGGAGGACAAGTACGGCTGGCTTAGGGCCGACCCT GGTTACGTGTCGTGCAAGCACGAAGGTGACAAAGTGATAGCATTTGAGCGCGCTGGGCTGCTATTCGTGTTTAACTTCCACCCGTGCCAGAGTTTCACCGACTACAGGATTGGCGTCAACGTACCAGGGAATTATAAG GCCGTACTGTGTACAGATAGTAAGAAGTATGGAGGATTTGGTCGTGTCGAGCCAAACGGCGAATTCCACGTAACGCAAGGAGTGCCTTGGGCGAACAGAAATGATTCAGTACAG GTTTACATCCCCTGCCGATCTGCTATTATCTACGCCCGCAGTGATTAA
- the LOC115446706 gene encoding glutathione S-transferase C-terminal domain-containing protein homolog, which translates to MTNSVYLKTYSTYDDYKESQTVKLPLESFIIYCIHKHCSPEEVILHFVAAENSLEKEEAVVLKDCNLNFINKSDLPWQIMCLYPVVIYEDMILAGLCAVARHVCKFRTSTPSVQEHAEGLLGFRKSCLQAPNEASIWTKFCEVDIIKTVKAILKIEKLSEVPKNLVRFENHLKKPVRVHNVYKIARDIKKDLFLDKNVEPVESNKTAESTKTRVPKVRKWKSNTKKELQIDCSTKIEDLNVYHQFAEGPFLTLADLVLLPLYHIIVESFGNTFETLLPLTYTWYKNIIELTELKLLVNTMNSIKIHEISFDNIIVPSTDDVSLYKCDPKRHNPKKRLFTKEDDIENALSSVEEEMAIDISNNDFESSIHWPDIPEGANPLAGHLPDERCVRKSQQLENLTLAVLSIAKEGDLIVDFCSGSGHLGILIAHLLPKCTMILLENKEQSLLRAKNRVKDMGMKNVYFFQCNLDFFNGKFDIGIALHACGIASDLVLDKCLKANAKFVICPCCYGSLHATDRLVYPRSSKFNSITIEKYLCIGHAADQTHDDHPLTVRGDKCMAVIDSDRGRLAEEFGYKVTLTRLKPLSCTPKNNLLIGVPT; encoded by the coding sequence ATGACGAACTCAGTATATTTAAAGACTTACTCAACATATGACGATTATAAAGAATCACAGACCGTCAAATTACCTTTggaatcatttataatatactgtataCATAAACACTGCTCACCGGAGGAGGTAATACTTCATTTTGTAGCTGCAGAAAATAGTCTGGAGAAAGAAGAAGCAGTAGTGTTGAAAGATTGTAACctcaactttataaataaatcagatttaCCTTGgcaaattatgtgtttataccCAGTTGTCATTTATGAAGATATGATTTTGGCGGGACTATGTGCTGTGGCCAGGCATGTGTGCAAATTTAGAACAAGTACACCAAGCGTCCAGGAACATGCGGAAGGCTTGCTCGGATTTCGCAAAAGCTGTCTCCAAGCTCCCAATGAAGCATCAATATGGACTAAATTCTGTGaagtagatataataaaaacagtaaaggCCATTCTAAAAATAGAGAAACTTAGTGAAGTACCTAAGAATTTGGTGAGGTTTGAGAATCATTTAAAGAAACCTGTCAGAGTTCATAATGTATACAAAATTGCCAGGGACATcaagaaagatttatttttagataagaaTGTAGAACCAGTTGAATCTAACAAAACTGCAGAATCTACAAAAACCAGAGTGCCTAAAGTTCGCAAATGGAAATCAAACACAAAGAAGGAGCTTCAAATTGATTGCTCAACTAAAATTGAAGATCTTAATGTATATCACCAATTTGCTGAAGGTCCATTTTTGACCCTTGCTGACTTAGTTCTGCTCCCTTTGTACCATATCATAGTGGAGTCTTTCGGCAACACATTTGAAACATTACTACCACTTACATATACATGGTATAAGAATATCATTGAGCTAACAGAACTCAAACTCTTAGTAAACACTATGAACAGTATAAAAATTCATGAGATATCATTTGATAACATCATAGTACCGAGTACAGATGATGTGAGTCTTTATAAATGTGACCCAAAAAGGCACAATCCAAAGAAAAGATTATTCACTAAAGAGGATGATATAGAAAATGCACTGAGTTCTGTTGAAGAAGAAATGGCTATAGATATAAGTAATAATGACTTTGAATCCTCCATTCATTGGCCTGATATCCCTGAAGGTGCAAACCCTTTAGCTGGACACTTACCTGATGAAAGGTGTGTCAGGAAATCGCAGCAGCTGGAAAACTTGACTTTGGCCGTGTTAAGTATTGCTAAAGAAGGAGACCTCATTGTAGATTTCTGCAGTGGAAGTGGACATTTGGGCATTCTCATTGCTCACTTACTTCCTAAATGCACTATGATATTACTAGAGAATAAAGAACAGTCTTTATTAAGAGCTAAAAATAGAGTAAAAGATATGGGCATGAAGAATGTTTACTTCTTTCAATGTAACCTAGACTTCTTCAATGGAAAATTTGATATTGGCATTGCATTACATGCTTGTGGCATAGCTAGTGACTTGGTTTTGGACAAATGTTTGAAGGCCAATGCAAAATTTGTCATTTGTCCATGTTGCTATGGATCGCTTCATGCAACTGATAGACTTGTCTACCCTAGAAGTagcaaatttaattcaataaccattgaaaaatatttgtgcaTTGGTCATGCAGCCGACCAGACTCATGATGACCATCCTTTGACAGTACGAGGAGATAAATGCATGGCTGTTATCGATTCAGATAGAGGTCGGTTGGCTGAAGAGTTTGGTTACAAAGTTACATTGACAAGATTGAAGCCGCTGTCTTGCACACCAAAAAATAATCTACTTATAGGTGTACCAACATAA